A part of Magnetospirillum sp. ME-1 genomic DNA contains:
- a CDS encoding bacteriohemerythrin: protein MTEGTEKEATPTGWSPDFSVGVDIIDEDHQAFFRLAELLRDVIEGPEEGNDYLIETAINVLEEYVEGHFLREEMAMAAVNYPFLGEHLAAHEAFAAKAHQIAQDYRGGNKDIAGTLSGLVERWIVGHIQTIDKQYCGYLTNDNVDSRPLIYLSDEDGNELEV, encoded by the coding sequence ATGACTGAAGGCACTGAAAAGGAAGCTACACCCACTGGGTGGTCCCCAGACTTTTCTGTTGGAGTGGACATCATTGACGAGGACCATCAAGCCTTCTTTAGACTGGCCGAACTGCTCCGCGATGTTATTGAAGGTCCAGAGGAAGGGAATGATTACTTGATCGAAACGGCGATTAACGTACTTGAAGAATACGTAGAAGGCCATTTCCTACGTGAAGAGATGGCAATGGCCGCCGTGAACTACCCCTTTTTGGGCGAGCATCTTGCTGCGCATGAAGCTTTTGCCGCGAAAGCACATCAAATCGCACAAGATTACAGAGGTGGAAATAAGGATATTGCAGGAACATTAAGTGGCCTCGTCGAGCGATGGATCGTGGGGCATATTCAAACAATTGACAAGCAATACTGTGGGTATCTGACAAACGACAATGTAGATAGTCGGCCATTAATTTATCTGTCTGATGAAGATGGCAATGAACTTGAAGTGTAG